In Thermodesulfobacteriota bacterium, the genomic stretch AGAGTCCTTCATGGGCCCTGCCAGCGGCTTTAAAGCTGGTCAAGGTTGTCCCCCTCGCGCCTCGAAAGGAGGAAATCCAGCGCCTTCTTCGCGTACGACTTGCCGGCCATGCCGAAGGCCACTGCCACGGCGAGCCCTATGGAGCCGAAGAAAATGACGAAAGCGGCAAGGACTATCCTCGGGGCTATCGCGAGCTGCTCAAGGGCCATGGCGAAAGCCAGTACGAGAAGGAGTATGCGGACGAGCTCGCTCAAGGCCTTCGAGTATTCGATGCCAGAGTTTACGCCCGCGATAAGGACGGCCCTTGCGAGGAAGTTCGCGATGAAGTACCCGAGGAGCACTATGATCACCGCCGAGAAGAAGCGCGGCAGATACAGGAAAAAGACGGAGACAAGCGCGTCGGTCACGCGGAAGCCCAGGGTCGCGAACCCTGCGACGAAGAAGAGGACCACGATGAACCAGTATATGAATGAGCCTATGAAGCGCGACGGAGGGCTCGTTATCCCCGCCTTCCTGAACGCCGTGGTAAGCCCTATCTGGTCGCTCCAGGTGTCGAACCTTATTGCCCGGAAGCCCTTCTGTAGAAGGCGGCTCACCAGTGCGGCGGCGATAAAACCCGACAGCACTATGATGATTATGACGAGGAGGTCCGGGATGAACCGAAGTAGCTGCTCCCCGAATGTCTCAAGGTGTTCCGAAATCCGCTCTATTATCGTCCTCATGTTTTGACCCCCTCTCGCCAGTTACTGACCAGGTACTCTTTCTGCCGCTCGTACTCGGCTGAGACCTCCTCGACCACGGCCTCGGCCTCCTCGTCGTTCATGTCGACGGTTTCGAGGAAAAAGGACGCGGTCCTGCCGTAGTAGAGAGGTATGAGCGTTTTTAAAAGCTGCTCGGGCTGGAGCTTCCTCTCGTGGTAGGCCAGTATGTAGTCGTAGACGATCCTGACCCACATCTCCTTCGGGAAGCGGAACGAGGCCGCCTCGGCCCTGGCCATCGCGGCAAGCGCGTCCACCGTATCCTTTTCCATGAACCCGGCCCATATCTCTCCGAGGTTCTCGGCCCCGAGCCTGAAATGCCGGAGCATCCCCTCCACGCTCGCCTTTATGGGCACCACGCCGACCTGGTATTTGAACCCGAAGGTCGGGACATCTACCGAATCCGCGGCACTGCGCCACTGGGCGCTGTGCTTCTCCGTAAGCGACATGAGAGAGCCGACCACCTGCACGAACATGTCCCGGAGGTCCGCGCCAGGGTCCTTCGGGTCGTGTATCTTCGCGCCCAGGTACGCCTGGCATACCTTGAAGCGCCCCGCAAGGGCCTCGGTCGTCATCCATATGTCTATGCCGAAACGTGCAATGTCGGTGTTCCAGACGTCCTGGCCGACGTAGAACCGCGCCATCTCGCCGGAGAAGCCGAACTCCCCGCCGATGGGCTGGCGTATCTTCCTGCAATAGAGCGACCGCGTGAGCGGGTATATTATCGAGTTCGTGATGGTGCCGTCGTACTTGTGCCTGGCGTACAGGGGGGCGACGAAGTCGAAGCCCTCCTTGTATACCGGGGAGAGGAGGAGCTCTATCCACTCCGGCGTTATCGAGCGGAGGTCGGCGTCAACGACGCAGCAGGCCTTCGCGCCGAGAGCCGAGGCCATCTTGAATATGGTCCTGAAGGCGCTGCCCTTCCCCGGTATGCCGTGGTAAGGGGTCGTTATCCTGTTCACCGGGTGTATCCTGTGCGAAAGGAACACGGCCTTGTGGTCCACGCTCGCGCTTATGACGATCTCTGGCGTTTTGTCGTTCGAGCCGCCGTCCGAGTTTATTATGACCGCCCTTTCGGATGGAAAATATTTCGCGAGCCCCGCGTCAACGGCCCGCACCACGTGGCCGATGGTGCGCGAGTTGTTGTAGCTCGCTATCCCCACGACTATGTCGGCGCGGTCTGGGAGATTGCTCGCCTGGATTTCCCCTTCGGCTGTCTCGGTCCGCGTTTTCATGGTCAGCAGGTATACCCTTCGGAAGAGGACCTGATTGAGTCGAGTATGCCGGTCACTGCCCTGGCCCAGCCGGACGGGCCTACGCCCTCAGCCCTCACGACCCCAGGCATATCCCCTACGTCGCAATAGCCCCCGTCCTCGTTCATGACCAGCACCGGGTAGTCGACCTTTTTAAGGAACGGCGCGTCGTTCGGCCCGTCTCCCAGCCCGATCGTCGATATCCTGCCGTAAAGGGCCCTGTACATCGGAATGAGCGTCTCGACGGCCTTGCCCTTGTCGCTGGGCCCGGTAATGTGGAAGAGCCGCCCCATTGTGAACGAATACCCGGCAGCCTCGACGAGCTTTCTCGCCTCCTCAGGGGAGGCGCCTTCCATGAGGAAGGGCTCGTCAAATTCCCTCTCCTTCGAGAGCGCGGCATCCTCCGGGCCGAGGCCGGTGAGGACCCCGACCTCCTCAACAGTCATGTCTCCGAAGCCCTTTACGGCCTTCCCGGAAACGGCCCTTATGGAATCGAGGGCGCGGCGCAGCTCCCCGTAGTCGGAGCCGAGCCTCATTTGCACGAGCCCGTCCAGTTCCTCCCCATTCACTGGAAAAGGGAAGTACGAGCGCGGTATGTATACCCCCCCGCCGTTCTCGGTTATGAACGGGTGGCGGTTGCCGAGCTTTTCCCGTATTCGTTCAACCTCGCTCCGGGTCTTGCTCGTAACGAGAACCAGCGGGATCGCCTCTTCCGAAATCCTCTTGAGGGCCGCGGTAGCGGGCCCGAATGAGTATCCTGAATCAAGGAGCGTGCCGTCGAGGTCGGTGAAGATTACCGGTTTCATAATGGCTCCGAGGGAAGGTGGATAGGACAGAGTCCCATAATCATATCAAATCCCGGCGGTCAGTCAAATATGACTTCCGATATGCAGGCCGACGCGGCCCGGCAAAACTGGCCGGCCCCATTGACTTGGGCCGCCTTTGAATTTACAATAGGCCAATGGGAAAGTACCTCCTCAGCTTCTGCGTTCTGCTCATATCCATCTCTTTTTCCGCGGCAGCAAACGGCGCGGGGCCGAGGGAGTCCGGCCACATGGTGGTCGTCATCGACCCGGGGCACGGCGGAGAGGACACCGGCGCAAAGGGGCCTTCCGGCCTCGAGGAGAAGCACGTGACCCTCAGGCTCGCGCTGGGGCTCGCGGAAGCGCTTAAGAAAAGGGACGACATAAGGGTGCTCCTAACCAGGACCGCCGACGTCTTTATCCCTCTGGAGGAGAGGACGGCCTTCGCGAACAGGAACGGAGCGGACCTTTTTATAAGCATACACGCCAATGCCGCATTGAACAAGGACGCCGTCGGCATAGAGACCTTTTTCCTTAGCTTCGAGGCCACGGACGAGGACGCAAGGAGGCTTGCGGCCTTTGAGAACAGCGCCGGGCAGCTTGGCGGCGCCAGGCAGGCGGCAGCGGGCGCGGAGGACGACCTCAAGAGCATACTCCTCGACCTCGCGAACACGATGTCGCACCACGAGAGCTCGTCCTTTGCCGAAGTGGTACACACGACGATGGTCGGCGGCACCGGCAGGGAGAACCGCGGCGTCAAGCAGGCCCCGTTCACGGTGCTCGTGGGCGCGACCATGCCCGCCGTGCTCATAGAGGTCGGCTTCATCTCGAACCCGTCCGAGGAAAAATGGCTTTCAAGGACCGACGGCCAGGCAAAGCTGGCCGAATCGATAGCCGAAGGCATATTGAGCTTCAAGGACGCGCTCGCAAGGAAAAGGGGGTATATTGAAGTCAGCGGCAGGGATTGACAGGGCGGACGGGCGAAGGCCCGACGAACTCAGGAAGATAGCGGCAGAGCGCCGGTATCTCAAGTTCGCGGAGGGCTCGGTCCTCTTCGAGATGGGAGATACGAAGGTAATCTGCGCCGCGACCGTCGAGGAGAGGGTCCCGCCATTCCTCGCCGGCACTGGGAGGGGCTGGCTCACCGCCGAGTACGCGATGCTCCCGAGGTCTTCGAAGAAACGGATCCAGAGGGAGGCCGTCTCCGGGAAGGTCGGCGGCAGGACGCACGAGATACAGAGGCTTATCGGGAGGTCGCTCCGGGCAATCGCGGACATGCAGGCGCTCGGAGAGCGGACCGTCTACATAGACTGCGACGTAATACAGGCGGACGGCGGCACGAGGACCGCTTCCGTAACGGGCGCCTACATCGCCGTCCACGACACCCTGAGCGAGCTTGTCAAGCAGGGCCTCCTCGACTCCATACCGCTCAGGGACTCTGTCGCGGCAGTAAGCGTCGGGATAGTGGGCGGCGTGCCTGTCCTCGACCTCAACTACGAGGAGGACTCGAAGGCCGAAGTCGACATGAACGTCATAATGACCGGCGACGGCAGGTTCATCGAGGTCCAGGGCACGGCTGAGCTTTCGCCTTTCTCATCCGGCGAGATGGCTGAGCTCATCTCGCTCGCCTCAAAGGGCATTAAAGAACTCACCGCCTTCCAGAACAAGGCAATCTCTAAAAATTGATCCTTTCCCCGGACTCTGTGTCAGGCCGGGATTAAAATGCTCACATATTGTCATATATGCGCCGCTTTTTATTCTCCAATAGGGAACAAATAATGAAGCTCGTCATCGCCACCAGGAACAGGGGCAAGGCGAAGGAGATCGCGGCCATGCTCGAAGGCGCCGGGGTCGAGGCCGTATCCCTTAACGAATACCCTTCGCTCGCCCTCCCGCCGGAGACGGGCCGGAGCTTCAGGGAGAACGCGCTCTTAAAGGCCCGCTTCGTCGCTGAGGCCACGGGGCTTCCCGCGCTTTCCGACGATTCGGGTCTCGAGGTGGACGCGCTCTCCGGTGCGCCAGGCGTTTTTTCCGCAAGGTATGCCGGCGAGGGCGCGACCGACGCCGACAATTGCGCCAAGCTCCTGGCCGCGCTCGAAGGCGTGCCGGAAGACAAAAGGACCGCGCGCTTCAGGTGCGCGGTCGCCTTCGTCGAGCCGGGCAATACGGAAGAGGTCTTCGAGGGCGAGTTCGAGGGGAAGATAGCCGCGGAGCCGAGAGGCAGAGGCGGTTTCGGCTATGACCCTGTCTTCATCGTGCCGGGAACCGGGCTCACGGTTGCGGAGCTTAAGCCCGGGGAAAAGGACAGAATAAGCCACAGGGCAATGGCGCTCAGCGCTTTCCGGGAGTTCCTGTGCGCAAGGCAATCGAGGAGAAAAGAAGAGTAGCGAAAAATCCCGCCCCCTTCCTTGACAAGCCGCAGACCCTCAATTAGACTTACTCAGTAAGTAAGCTAGTAGCAGGGTTTGGAAGCGCGAGGTAATTGCAAAAGGACCTGAAGTG encodes the following:
- a CDS encoding glycosyltransferase → MKTRTETAEGEIQASNLPDRADIVVGIASYNNSRTIGHVVRAVDAGLAKYFPSERAVIINSDGGSNDKTPEIVISASVDHKAVFLSHRIHPVNRITTPYHGIPGKGSAFRTIFKMASALGAKACCVVDADLRSITPEWIELLLSPVYKEGFDFVAPLYARHKYDGTITNSIIYPLTRSLYCRKIRQPIGGEFGFSGEMARFYVGQDVWNTDIARFGIDIWMTTEALAGRFKVCQAYLGAKIHDPKDPGADLRDMFVQVVGSLMSLTEKHSAQWRSAADSVDVPTFGFKYQVGVVPIKASVEGMLRHFRLGAENLGEIWAGFMEKDTVDALAAMARAEAASFRFPKEMWVRIVYDYILAYHERKLQPEQLLKTLIPLYYGRTASFFLETVDMNDEEAEAVVEEVSAEYERQKEYLVSNWREGVKT
- a CDS encoding N-acetylmuramoyl-L-alanine amidase; the encoded protein is MGKYLLSFCVLLISISFSAAANGAGPRESGHMVVVIDPGHGGEDTGAKGPSGLEEKHVTLRLALGLAEALKKRDDIRVLLTRTADVFIPLEERTAFANRNGADLFISIHANAALNKDAVGIETFFLSFEATDEDARRLAAFENSAGQLGGARQAAAGAEDDLKSILLDLANTMSHHESSSFAEVVHTTMVGGTGRENRGVKQAPFTVLVGATMPAVLIEVGFISNPSEEKWLSRTDGQAKLAESIAEGILSFKDALARKRGYIEVSGRD
- the rph gene encoding ribonuclease PH, whose translation is MDRADGRRPDELRKIAAERRYLKFAEGSVLFEMGDTKVICAATVEERVPPFLAGTGRGWLTAEYAMLPRSSKKRIQREAVSGKVGGRTHEIQRLIGRSLRAIADMQALGERTVYIDCDVIQADGGTRTASVTGAYIAVHDTLSELVKQGLLDSIPLRDSVAAVSVGIVGGVPVLDLNYEEDSKAEVDMNVIMTGDGRFIEVQGTAELSPFSSGEMAELISLASKGIKELTAFQNKAISKN
- a CDS encoding XTP/dITP diphosphatase, with amino-acid sequence MKLVIATRNRGKAKEIAAMLEGAGVEAVSLNEYPSLALPPETGRSFRENALLKARFVAEATGLPALSDDSGLEVDALSGAPGVFSARYAGEGATDADNCAKLLAALEGVPEDKRTARFRCAVAFVEPGNTEEVFEGEFEGKIAAEPRGRGGFGYDPVFIVPGTGLTVAELKPGEKDRISHRAMALSAFREFLCARQSRRKEE
- a CDS encoding HAD-IIB family hydrolase, whose translation is MKPVIFTDLDGTLLDSGYSFGPATAALKRISEEAIPLVLVTSKTRSEVERIREKLGNRHPFITENGGGVYIPRSYFPFPVNGEELDGLVQMRLGSDYGELRRALDSIRAVSGKAVKGFGDMTVEEVGVLTGLGPEDAALSKEREFDEPFLMEGASPEEARKLVEAAGYSFTMGRLFHITGPSDKGKAVETLIPMYRALYGRISTIGLGDGPNDAPFLKKVDYPVLVMNEDGGYCDVGDMPGVVRAEGVGPSGWARAVTGILDSIRSSSEGYTC